The Dysgonomonadaceae bacterium PH5-43 nucleotide sequence TCGGATAAAAAAGCCCTCGCACTTCTCTACAAATTGGAGAAAGCGACCATTGAACTGGTTGAAATCGGGAAGAATATTCTGGAATTATCGGAAGAATTTAAGGGGCAATGGTTGCAAAAATAAACATCGGAAGCAACCTGTACGGTGCATTGGCATACAATCAGGAGAAAGTGGACGAGGGTTTGGGGAAGATACTGGGGAGCAATCTTGTCTTTGAACCTGCCAACGGACAGTTCAATGTTTCGGAATGTATGGAAGATTTTATGCAGTTTGTCCCGGCTCACTTTCGTACTGAAAAGCCCGTTTTCCATGTATCGTTAAACCCGCATCCTGATGACCGCCTGACAGACGTTCAACTGGCGGACATCGGGCGGGAATACATGGAAAAACTGGGATATGGCAATCAGCCTTACCTTATTTTCAAACATGAAGATATCGGGCGGGAACACCTGCATATCGTATCGCTTCGGGTGGATAGCGAGGGGAAGAAAATTGATAGCTACAAGGAGCATGAACGAAGCAAAGCCATTACTGAAGATTTGGAACGCAAATATAATCTGCACCCTGCGGAGGGACAGAAGCGTTCCGAAGGGTGGAAACTGTCGCCCGTCGATATTTCCAAAGGCGATTTGAAAAAACAGATAGCTTCGGTTATCAAACCGTTGGCAAGTATGTATCACTTCCAATCAATGGGCGAATACAAAGCGGTTCTTTCGCTCTATAATATTAATGTAGAGGAACTCAAAGGCGAAGCGAAAGGAATACCGTATCGTGGATTGCTGTATTCGGTAATGGATAGCGAGGGCAACAAGGTAGGCAATCCGCTAAAGTCTT carries:
- a CDS encoding hypothetical protein (product_source=Hypo-rule applied; pfam=PF03432), whose translation is MVAKINIGSNLYGALAYNQEKVDEGLGKILGSNLVFEPANGQFNVSECMEDFMQFVPAHFRTEKPVFHVSLNPHPDDRLTDVQLADIGREYMEKLGYGNQPYLIFKHEDIGREHLHIVSLRVDSEGKKIDSYKEHERSKAITEDLERKYNLHPAEGQKRSEGWKLSPVDISKGDLKKQIASVIKPLASMYHFQSMGEYKAVLSLYNINVEELKGEAKGIPYRGLLYSVMDSEGNKVGNPLKSSIFGKSVGYDGLEKRMEKSAERIKSKNLKIHTLKAVSEAKQGSQSESEFRAKLGQQGIDVLFRRNDEGRIYGATFIDHTTRTVLNGSRLGKDYSANVFNDLYGGNQQQAQEPIQDTRLSDIYKNTEQPTQHTSDSVIGGLFSILAPSRKTIRKRKCHCHAEKKRKNAGMAGRCRNCKRIMLLVSQLMFVLQ